TCCTTCGAAATAGTTGGGGAGAATCAACAAGAATGGCACTGGCCCATTGATTTATTAAGATATCTAGCCCACTTTCCTCATTCATATGGCACGTGGCTTGGATTTGGACATACGATCCCTAATGGGGATTCGTTTGCCTCCTTTTCAAACAATACGTTGTTATGTGGAACCATCATTCTTCCTCCTTGTTATATGCCTAAGGAATTTCAAAAGCTGTCCATAAACAAAGAAAAACACATTCAGTTTTTTAGTGTGGTCCCTTTATATCAAGAAGAAATGGACTTGAAGCAGGAGCAAGGGACAGGCGTACTCCTTGATCTTTTTAATCAAAATGGCATTAATGAATTACTTATCGTGGATCGAGTGAACGTGGCTCGCCTTTTATAAAAGCTTGTGTGATTCATGCACTTTAATGAAAAGCTACTTCATTTTAGTCAAGAGTTGGTGCGGGCTTAAAGTTTATGCCTTAAGCTACATTGCGTATTCGACGATTCTTTTCTCTTTTAGGACGGAGACCTTGATCTTCCCCGGGTAATTGACGTTGAGCTCAATTTTTTTTCTTAGCTCACGAGCTAAATCCGGCAAGCTGTTGTCATCGACAAGATCGGGCTTAACAAAAATGCGGACCTCGCGGCCGGCTTGTAAAGCATAGGCTTCTGACACTTGGCTAAAAGATGAGGCCACTTCTTCTAATTTAACAAGACGTTTGATGTAGTCTTCAACAGCTTCATTTCTTGCACCGGGGCGGGCCGCAGATAAAGCATCAGCTGAAGAGGTTAAGCTTCCAACAAGGGTTATCGGTTCAATTTCTTGATGGTGGCATCCTATCCCATTGGCAACTTCCATAGATTCCCCATTTTTAAGGGCCATCTGCATCCCAATTAAAGCATGAGTGCCTTCAAATTCATGGGTGAGCGCTTTACCGATGTCATGCAAAAGCCCGATTCGTTTTGCGAGTTTAACATCTAAATTAAGTTCTGCTGCCATTAGCCCCATCAGATGGGAGACTTCTATACTATGCTCAAGGACATTTTGACCAAAGCTATACCTTAAGGAAAGATGCCCAAGAAGCTTTGTCAATTGCGGAGAGAGATTGAAAATACCCACTTTAAAAGCAGCCTCTTCTCCGGTTTTTAAAAGCTTGCTTTCCAAATTTTCTTTCGCTTTCTCAAACACCTCTTCAATCCGGGTTGGGTGTATGCGGCCATCAGATACAAGTTCAGTTAAAGCAAGCTTTGCCGTTTGAATCCTAAAGGGATCAAAGCCCGAAATAATAATGGCTTTAGGAGTATCATCAATAAGAAAGTTAACCCCTGAAATACGCTCCAAGGTTCTAATATTCCGGCCTTCTTTTCCAATAATGCGAGCTTTTATTTCTTCACCCGGAAGATGCACTGTCGATACGGTACACTCAGAGACGCAAGCTAGGGCCACCCTTCCAATAGCTGTTACGATGACTTTTTTTGCAAGAGCCTCTTTTTGCTGTTCTAATTCCTCTGAAAATAATTGAACCGCTTTCTCTTTGTCTTGTTTTAACTCCGTTTCAATTCTATCGATGAATAGACGCTTCGCTTCTTCTTTCGAAATTTCAGAAATTTTTTCTAAAGAACCTTCGATTTCCTTTTTTTTATTCAAAAGGGAAGCTTCAAGATCTCTTAAAGTCTCTTCTTTCTCTTTTAAGAAGGATTCCTTTTTTTCAATTTCTTGCATTTTTTTTTCGAGGGAGGAGAGGTAGGATTCTATGTTGTCTTGCTTGACCTTTAACCGATCTTCTTCTTCTTTTAATTTTCGCCTTTCTTTTTGCTCCATGGCATACAAGTTTTCCTTAAAGGAAAGCTCTTTTTGCTTGATCTCAAAGTCTTTGGCTTGTTTTTCTTTTAATGATTCTGATTCAGCTTTAGCTAAAATAGATTGGGCAAGAGTATGGAAGTCTTTAAGTTTGATTTTTTGATAGATAAGAAGCGCTAGGATGCCGAAGAAAAATCCACCTGTTGTAAGAATAAAGGCTAAGAAAAGATCGTCATCCATTTACGCTACCCACTCATCATTCTGGAGATTCTAGGTTATGACACTAATCCTGTTTTAAGGAAAGAACATCTCCATCTTCGCTATCATACTGTACTTTTGGTCTTATTCTGACTTTTTCAACCAGCCTGTCATTTGACTTAATCACTTCCAACGTAAATTCATCGCTATCGATAATAAACCCTTTTGGAGGAATTTCACCGGCGCAATGGAAAAGGTAGCCTGCCAAGGTATCGTATTCACCTTCTTCCGGGATCGTAATGCCTAACTGTTCTTCGATATCTAGAATACTCATTCTAGCATCGACAAGCCAAGTGCCGTCGGCTTGCGTAATAAACAAGGCTTCTTCTTCGTCATACTCATCAGCTATTTGACCGACAATATCTTCGAGAATATCTTCTATGGTAATGATGCCGTCTGTACCGCCATATTCATCAACCACAATAGCTAGGTGAACTTGTTTTTTTCGAAATTCCTGAAGGAGGGAAGATATTTTTTTAGTTTCGGGAGTATACATCACGGGCTTCATGATGGTTGATATCGGGGCTTCTAAAACAGCCGGGTCGTTATTCTTAGCCGCATATTCCATGTATTTACTGAGAATATCTTTGTACATCAATATCCCGACGATGTTATCTACCGTCTCATCATAAACAGGTATTCGGCTGTAGCCTTCTTCTTCAAGTAAATTCGCAGCTTCCTTTATGGACTTTGTACTCTCGAGTGTAAAGACATCGACCCTTGGAACCATAACCTCGCGGGTTAAATGCTCGCAAAAAGAGAGGACGGAGGCTATTAATTTTTTTTCGTTATTATCGAGGCCTTCTTTTAGGGAGGATTGACGGATAATACTCATCAATTCCTTTTTAGCCAGGGTTTCAGGCTCGCCCGCCGTATCTAAATAGATCGTCTTTGAGAAGATCCTTGTAATTTTTAAAAAGAGGTAGGTTAAGGGGAAGGCGATAAATAGAAAGGGGGACGCGATAGGGGTGACCCTTTTTAACGTGCTTTCCGGGTATTTTGTTCCAAGTATTCTTGGCAGCCAATCCGAAAGGGCAAAAGAGCCGATAAGGAGGAGCAGTAAAAGGGAAAGAGCGAGAGGATTAAATTGTATTTCATGATTGGAAGTCCAGCTTGCCGTAGAGAGCAAAATCGCGGTTGTCGCGCTTCCTGCAAAAATAAATCGACAGATGTTTAGAGCTGAGGTTGTCGCAAAAAAAAGACCTTCATATTCTTCGTTTGGAAAAAATAGCTTGTGGAAAGGACGGTAGAAAAATCGGTTTCCAAGCATTTTCAGCCATTTGATGCTTTCTTTTTCATGGATGCTTCTTAAAGCAGAACTTAAAGCCGTTAGAAAGAAAGCTCCTATGAGGAATATAAAAGCTATTAAAGTAAAATAAAACGGTGACAGAAAGGCCTCCGAAAGACAGGTATTAGACTTCTAATATCAGTTTTTGTTTTTTTAAATGATTCATAATTTTTTTTTCTTCCGACCGCATCACTTTGCGTTCAATTTCCGTTATATCATCATAGCCGATAAGATGCAAAAGGCCATGAATTATATAGAGGGAAACCTCTTCATTGACGGGGAGGTTTTCGGAGCTTGCGTATTCTATGGCTACCTTCGGGCAGACAAAAATTTCACCAAGACAGCTAAGCTCATCCGGTTCATCATCACTTGGATCTAGGGGGAAAGAGATGCAATCGGTGGGGGAGGGGTCGTTAAAAAACTCATCGTGAAGAGCGGAAATTGTTTTTTTTGTAACAAAATAGATCGATACCGTTTTAGTCGGCACTTTTTTAAAATCAAGAGCTTCTTTAACAAGCTGTTTCACTTGCAAAGCTTTGATTTTTAGGTCTTTTTGATTATTTTGAACGAGTACTTTCACAGGGTTAAATCTCTCGCCGCAAAAACGGCGAGTTATAATTTTAAGCAACCGGCGTTTTTGGGAGGCCAGTAACGCGCTTATTTTTGCCTTCTTCCCAACGACCTAATTTTTTTAAGATGTCGATACGCTCAAATCTTTTAACGACATTTCGTTTTTGCGTACCTTTGTTGGATTTCCCGAAGCTTGGATGTCTTGACATTGTTAAACCTAAATTATTTAAATTTGGGGATAAACGCTGACTTAGCAAGGTCACCTTGCAAGGCGTTTGAATTTTCTTTAAACCCTTTTGGCAAATTATCCTTTAAAGGGCCAGTTTTTGCTGACGGCTTGCGATGCTTGCGAGGAGATTGCATCCGTCTTTCGTTTTGTTTGCTCATCCGCGTCATGATATTCTCCTGAATTGAGACCCAAAGTATAGTCTAGTTTTTTTTCTTTCGCAAGGATTTTTAAGGAAAGAATTTTAGATTAGAAGTCTCTTTAAGAAGCTTTTTCTAGAGGGCCTCTTTTTTATTCTCGCTTTAAAATAAAAATTTACCAAATCCTTGTAAAATAACTATTAAGATGTTATACTTTAAGGTAAGAAAAATTAAGGAGATTTTTTCTATGCCTAGAGGGGATTCAATTTCGCGCTATGACGGCTCGGCGGATCTCTTTTCAATCCAGAACGCTCCCGGCAAGGTAAAAACAGCTCCTATTCAAAATAAATCATCTGCCCCGGACACTATAAGCACTTCCGAGGCTAAAAATACTCCTGCACCGCCCAAAGTCGAACCCTCAGATTTTAGAGTTCCGAAGGACCGCATCGTTGAGATTGGAAAAGCGGGCCGCTTTGTTTTTTTTGCGATTGCAGCGCCTCCTTATCTTTTACTCTATTCCCTCCCGAAATGGGTTTTAGTATCAGCTGTCCCTCAACTTTTTGCTTCGATGATGGGTGTTTTGAATCAAGGTCAATCTTTGGTTCAAAAAATGTTGCAGGCACTTTATGAAAAACTTGCGGCTTCCCTTAGAGACCTTCAAGGAATGATAAGATGGACTCCGACAAAACTTGAGAAAGGGGAGCTTTCCTTTTTCAAAAACGCCTTAAAAGTTTTGAATTTCCCTCTCGTTAAAATTAGGGAAGGAGCTAAGGTTGCTCAAAAGAAAGCTGAAGCGCTTCTAAAATCCTTTAGCGAAGGTATGAAAAGGTCTTTTGAAAAGCTAAAAAAACGAATCATTGATATTGCCAAGCAAATAAAACATCCGATTTCAGAAGCTCAAGCGAAAGTAAAGAAATTTAGTCTTGATCTAATGAGTTTTTCGTCCTTTTCAATGCCCCTTCCGACTTTAAAATTTGAGCTTTTAAAAAATTATGATTTCTCAGTTTTTAATCCTCTAAAAAATATTAAAAGTGGTTTAAAAACTGCCAAAAACTTGCTTTCCATTCCAAAAAATATGGCCAAAGAGGTTTACCGCCAAAGTAGAAAATGGGTGGGACCCGGAATTAAGTGGGCAAGCGCTCAAGCTAAGAGAGTGGGAAAAACATTAACGAAAGCAATTTCTTTTTTTGAAAAACAGGGAAAAAAAGCAAGTCAAAAGGTAAAGGAAGCCGCCTCCTTTATTGGTAAAAAGGTTTCAAAACGCCTCAAAGTAGCTCAAAATACTGTTTCAAATCAGTGGCATCGTTTTTTACGCTGGTTAAAGGAAACCGCTTGGCCTTGGATTTGTAAAAAATTGCCTTTTATTCCAAAATCCATTCAACTTGCTCAAAAATCCTATCGAAGGGTTGCAGAGGCTCTTCATACCGCTAACAATTTTTTAAAAATAACAATTAACGCCCTTCGTCAAAAATTTCAAAATCAATTCAATCTATATAGGCTTAAGGTTAATTCTTTTTTTAAAAAAGTAATCAAAGGCCTTACTTTTCTCAATATAATAAAGGTGCTTGGCTCAACTCTAATAAAGCTAAAAAACCGAATCGGCTATTTTTTTAGCTATTCAAGCTGGTTTATTAAATCAGTTTTTAAATCCTTTCAACTATTATTCAATGAACTTTCTCTCGAGATGGGGAGTTGGTTTAAAAATGATCCTAAAAGCAGCTAAGCCTTTTAAGTTCGCTTGAAAAAATTCGCAAGAAGCAAGTCTTACTTGAATCTCAGGGTATTTTTTTTCAAATTCGGTTTGCTCTATAGTAAGATTATCTTTCGCGTTGCCTGAAAGTTCAATAAATGAAAGAGGCACCGTTCCGTATAAAAACTGATGTTCTGTCAATGAAAATTGAAAGCTGCCGAAGAGGTCTTTAAACGCTCTATTAACAGCTCGCGTCCATTCTGTTGCGCTTGTTATTTGTTTAAATCTGCGCTTGAAATATAAATTAAATTGCTCTCTCGTGAAGGTACGATTCCAATAGGGGACGGCTGTTTCCCGCCCTGCCGGATGTGCGGTGGCAAGAAAAGAGTTATAGAGGCGATAAACGGGTTCAATTTTATTTTTACTTTCATTAAATCTTGAAAATTGCAAGACGATAAAAAAGTGGCCTCCAAAAATTTCATTCGCCACTTTTGAAGCCAGGTAGCAAGAATTCAAACGAACGATATAAAGCCTATATTGATCCAAATCTTTACTATCTAGAAGAGTGGTCTCTCCAAGTTTTAAGGCCCTTGAAAAAGCTTTGTAACTTGTGATTTTATGGACAAAGTTATCAATCACTTTAGCCGGTCCTAAAAAGAGAGAGGAGATAGCAAGAGTATTAATTTTGCAGTGAGAGATTAAAGTTGAGGGAATGGTCAAGATGTAATCTACGTCATTTGGATTTCGATCTTCAATTAAAGTTAAAAGTTTAATGCCTCTATCGAACAAGTAAAGTTCAGGCTCTAAACAAGCCGTATCAACCGATCCTAAAAGAGTGAGCAGATGAGATCCAAGACCTGATTCCGCATCAAAAATTTTAAGAGGCCTCTCAATTAAGAAACGAACGTTCGCAAGCGTTTTAAAGCCAAGGGGAAGACAAGAATAAGGGGTTAAAAAAATTCGATCGGAACATTTTTGACTGATGAAATCAGCTTTGGCTTTTTCAATCTCGCATGCGGCGCTTGAGAATGAAAATCTTTTGTAGTCGGCGAAAAAAAAGGGAATATTTAAGCTATGGAGACATTTTTTTAATGCAGCTAAGTTAGCAAAGCTCTTCGGAGAGGAAAAAGGAAGAATATCATCAAAATGATTTTCTAAAATCAAGTATCTATCATTTGTTTGTAACAAAAGAAAATTGATTTTTCGCCCCTTTGAGACGGAATTTATGCGGTAAAGAAAGCCTGTGTCCGGATCCTTTTCCTGATTCCTTTTCATTTGATAAAAAAGGTCATGGAAATCAAAAAAACTTTTATGTGCATCCTTCCGATACCACTCTAAGGCGTCTTTTTTTCCAAATAGAACTCTACCAAGAGCGCCTTCTAATACGCGAGTGTTTTTAAGATATTCGGCCATATTCAAAAAAATGCTTTGAACTGTAGTGCTGCAATTTTTATTTTCGACCCAGCTAGAAGCTTTGGCTTTCAAGCAAGTGATTAGTTCAGCGTACATCCAAAGCTCTAAAGTGAAGGGAGCTCTAGCTATTTCTACAAGCTCTTGAAGGGTATAGTTAATACACTCTTGAGGTTCTAAGAGAGGTTGTGGTAGAGTTTCTTTTTCTATAAGTTCTGTTCTGCAGGAATAAATGCTGACAGTCATCTTTCATACCCTTAGATAAATGTTATCCAAATTATGAAAATCAGATTAGGGGTATAAATATATGATTACAAGCGGGTTAATGAATTAAATTATTTTCTTTATTACCTAGGGCAAGCTTTTATTATTTTCTCTTATAAAATGCTTGAGTGGAAAAGATGATTTTTGTTATAACTTGCGCATACTTTAGCTGGTATAGCTCAACTGGTAGAGCACCTGACTTGTAATCAGGCGGTTGTGGGTTCAAGTCCTACTGCCAGCAAACCTTTACAGGGGGTGTTGCATAGCGGCCTATTGCAACGGACTGTAAATCCGTCGACTTCGGTCTTCGTTGGTTCGAATCCAACCACCCCCATCTCTCTAGACACTTCTTTCTAGTCTACTAAAACAGTAATATTTCACATGTCTGTATGGATAAACTTTTACCGTCTAATTTCAAGTTCTGAAACACAAAATTTAAAATAGCGTTTTTCATCCACTTCAGAGCTCTCTCGAAGATTTCCCTTGCGCGAGCGGCTAAATTCATTACCATTTGCATAAAAAATCTATTTCTATTTGTGGGAATATTACAACATGTTAAATATTTCACAAATAATGACTGTCATAGCAACCACGACAGAGAAATGAAGCAAGTATTTTCTATTTAACTCTGAATAATACAATTGCCCGCCCTTAATTTGCCAAAACAGATAGACCGGCAATAAGATAGCGATCACTGCCAAAATCATACCAGCAAACCCCAAAACAGTTATAAACGCATTAGGTACATACATCACCACTAAATAAGCAGGCAATATTGTAATTATAGAAGCAAGTATATTGCGAATGGCAGTATTCGGCACTTTTTTGGATAACATTCCTTTAATTGAATCACAAAGGCCTAAACCGACACCAAGAACTGATGTAGCGATGGCAAGCATTGATATCCACCAGACTAAAAGTTGGACCGATTGCCATTTTGCAATACCACTAAGTACTTGGATTAATTCCCCAACCTCGGCTTTTCCTCCTGCCATTTGGTCATAGAATTGTGGATTATCCTGATATACTACGCTTAAAATGCTACAGGTCCAAACGATATAAACAATAGCCGGAATTAAACTTCCCCACAAGAACGCCTGTTTAAGCATTTTTACATTTTTATGGCAGTAATTGGTTAACGTATGAAAGATGACTTGAAATCCAAAAGATGTAAATGCCACGGGTATTATCGCCATCCATACTGATAGGTCACTATGCTGTTCAGAAAATAGCGGCAATTCAGACCAATTAATTGTTATTACTATACCAGCAAGTAAAATCGCAACCACAGTAAGTAAACTCACGAATAAAAAACGATTGAGATAATCGATTAATTTTATTGGTAACAAAAGCAAGGTGATTGAAAGAAGGGTGTAGCAAGTGGCTATATTGTTGAAGGAATACTCAACTACCATCTTTGATGCAATTAGTTCCTTCAGGATAGATGATCCTCCATAAATAAACACAGCTAGCAATGAATAAGAAAGTAATTTGAGACTAATTGTCCCTATTAACTCTGCAGTTCTTCCAGAAAAATATCTTCCTAATGCTCCTAAAGAAAGCCCATGACCTGCCTGCAAGTTGAGTTCCAGATGGACTAGCGAAGTGTAATACATGATGAACCATATCATTACCATGAGTAGTATGCTAGGTATAAGGCCTAATTTGGCAAGTACCAGTGGTAGGGCTATCATGCCGCTACCAATGCAAGTTCCTGCTACAAGGAGTATTGCTCCAAATTGTTTATACATGATTTTTCCTCTAAAAATTTAAAGCAATACACATTTTGGCCGAGTTCTTGGTTTATCTATGCTCTTAACCACAGCCATTTCAGGCATTTCAAGCATTATTGATGGCCTATAAGAATCTTCAATCGCTGGATCATAATTTGATAAAAAATCTGATTGGAGGGGGGAAACCAATTCTTCACAAACTATTTTAGGGGAAAGCACCGGAGGATTTGCCCAATGATTCAACATATTGTATACTGTGGCTATAGCATTGCTTTTTTTGATGCAATCTTCAGGCAAAAGCATACAATGTACAAGGTGTGCCTGTATAAGACTTGAACAAACTTCAGCAACACCCTTCCAATGAGCAGCTACTTTCTTTTGAATTGGGCAAATCGTTTTTATGTCTTTTTTATCTTGTGTCCGTATGATGTATCGCTGATCTTTAGAATAAGCAGTATAAGGGCAGCCTTCACTGACACTAATATTCTTCTCTTTTCCCGACTGTTTTAGGCCTGCTTTTGCGTATAAATATTGCATGGTAGAATCTTCGCAAATCTCTTCACACCAACGATCGAATTTTAATTCATCCCATTGCTTTAAAGATTGAGCCGATACTCGACCCATTAATTTCTTACTAGATTCAGCACAAATCCATCCTACTTTTATTCCTGCATGTTCGTATTTATTCATGTAATGGGTGATCGCAGTTTGAGTGCGGACATAAGCATAGTGCGCTTCATCTTCTACTCTTAACTGTTTTACAATTCTTGAATTTTCGACAGATTCGAGGGCTTCTTGATATTGGCTACATCTTTCTAATTCAGATGATAGAATAACCTCAGAAGATTCTGTTAAGTTAAGTAAATCTAATATTGGCCGTAGGCTTCTTTTATAAATTTCAACTAGCTTGGAAATCTTTTCTCGATCTGCTCCTTCCCGGACAGCCATGCTATCGGCTATTAGTACAATAATTTTCGAAGATTTTCCCCGATTTGCTTCTAATATTTGAGACCTCATCATAGTCGCCGATAACAACATTTGCATGACATCTATAGGCAACCCTTGACTTAGGCCATCTTTTAGAGACCATAAACCGATTCCCATGAAGATATTTAATTGATTATCTTTTGGTGCTAATATGGTATCTCGATTGTAAGTTACTAGAGATAATCCTTGTGATAAGATTTGTGTTGTATTTATGCTCATTTTATTTTCCTCCTTGTATTTTTTTTAAAATTAAAATAAATTTTTTATTTATTGCGTGTTTTTGTGGGCTAATACGAATATATTGATCCAATCCCGAATACAATGAACAATTGACTACAGCCATGTCATATTGTTTTGCGATACTACAAAAGCGATTGGCATTGCCGAATTTGCTAGGTACTTGGGCGATGAATGTTTGCCCCTGCGAGGGTATGACTTTAAAATCCAATGCACGCATTTCGTTCATCAACCAGGTCTTTTCTTGCAAGATGTAGGCGATTGATTTTTGAAGATGTTCTTGATCTTGTAGTGCAGCTATAGCCGCAGAAATAGCTAGAGAACTGACCCGATAAGAGCGTAAACTAGACTTCATTTGAGAGATCTTCTCTGAGGATGCAATGCTATAACCAATACGCAGTCCCGCTAATCCGTGGGCTTTTGAAAATGACCTCACAACAATAATGTTCGGATGTAAAGATGGGTTGATGATTGTTTTCCCTACGAAGTCTGCTCCTGCTTCGGAGATCAGCAATGGTACTGGAGATAACTCCGCAAGCTCTAATAACTGGCTACATTCAGTCCAAATCCCAGTCGGATTATTGGGATTGCATAGATGAATTAATGCCGTATCAGATGTACAAGTTTTGCGCAGAGCATCAAGATTTAAACTTAAGTCGCAATGAAGAGGAACAATCCTAACTGAACCATTTAATGTGTCCATGCAAGCAACAGATTCAGGAAAGGTTGCTGAAGGAACAACTATGCTTTTGTTTAAAGCAAATACTTTTAAATAATCTTCAAGCAGCTGATTCGCTCCGGCACCCAGCAAGATAGAATCTTCTGCAATATTGTAATGACGAGCAAGCAAAGCAATTAACGTCTTTTCTTCATCAGGATATAGATGTAATACTCCAGCTGCATTTATGATAGCCTCGGTTGCCTTAGGAGAAGGTCCAAGTGGGTTTTCCGATAAACTTAAGTCAACAGCAGCACGTTGCATTGTAGCATAAGTGTGACTATACGAATTTTTTAAACCGGTCATAATAAACTCTTTTTTTTAACATTTTAAAGTCTTCTACAAGAGCATTGCATTGAACAAAAAGCCAACTTCAAAACAAAAGTCAGTTCGTGCAATAGACAAAGCTAGCTATGCGATTCAAGAAGCAGGTCTAGCCCTAGCTAAAAAAGGGGCTAAATCGAAAAAATGAAAAAAAGAAAAAATATGATGCGCATGGGGCGCTGAAGGAATAGAAAAAATTGGAATTGGTGGAAAGGTTATTGCAAGAGATTGTACTCAGCAATGAACAATGATTATGACAAGGATTTAATTTTACGTTTCTCATCTTGTTTTCCTAATTTAATTAATGTTAATAATTGGTTTACTGCTCCTTGTTTTTTGTTTTTAAATTGATAGTTAAATGTCGTGTTCATGAGAATCCTCATTTTAAAAAGTTAAAAAATAGCTACTTTAGGGCAAAAAAAAACCCCGCTTTTGGCGGGGTCTTTTGTACACTTGTTAATTTTTACAAGCGTCAGTTAGCCTCCCGCCTCATGGGTATTCCAAAAAAGAAAAAATAAAAGTAGGCAGAAGACTGTA
This DNA window, taken from Criblamydia sequanensis CRIB-18, encodes the following:
- a CDS encoding suppressor of fused domain protein codes for the protein MLHEVSREPPHVDVLIIKATEEKPFHVLITSGMSDLPMNTPNADVPAYIELMLVLPSNWQMPKSFEIVGENQQEWHWPIDLLRYLAHFPHSYGTWLGFGHTIPNGDSFASFSNNTLLCGTIILPPCYMPKEFQKLSINKEKHIQFFSVVPLYQEEMDLKQEQGTGVLLDLFNQNGINELLIVDRVNVARLL
- the rny gene encoding ribonuclease Y translates to MDDDLFLAFILTTGGFFFGILALLIYQKIKLKDFHTLAQSILAKAESESLKEKQAKDFEIKQKELSFKENLYAMEQKERRKLKEEEDRLKVKQDNIESYLSSLEKKMQEIEKKESFLKEKEETLRDLEASLLNKKKEIEGSLEKISEISKEEAKRLFIDRIETELKQDKEKAVQLFSEELEQQKEALAKKVIVTAIGRVALACVSECTVSTVHLPGEEIKARIIGKEGRNIRTLERISGVNFLIDDTPKAIIISGFDPFRIQTAKLALTELVSDGRIHPTRIEEVFEKAKENLESKLLKTGEEAAFKVGIFNLSPQLTKLLGHLSLRYSFGQNVLEHSIEVSHLMGLMAAELNLDVKLAKRIGLLHDIGKALTHEFEGTHALIGMQMALKNGESMEVANGIGCHHQEIEPITLVGSLTSSADALSAARPGARNEAVEDYIKRLVKLEEVASSFSQVSEAYALQAGREVRIFVKPDLVDDNSLPDLARELRKKIELNVNYPGKIKVSVLKEKRIVEYAM
- a CDS encoding hemolysin family protein, yielding MLGNRFFYRPFHKLFFPNEEYEGLFFATTSALNICRFIFAGSATTAILLSTASWTSNHEIQFNPLALSLLLLLLIGSFALSDWLPRILGTKYPESTLKRVTPIASPFLFIAFPLTYLFLKITRIFSKTIYLDTAGEPETLAKKELMSIIRQSSLKEGLDNNEKKLIASVLSFCEHLTREVMVPRVDVFTLESTKSIKEAANLLEEEGYSRIPVYDETVDNIVGILMYKDILSKYMEYAAKNNDPAVLEAPISTIMKPVMYTPETKKISSLLQEFRKKQVHLAIVVDEYGGTDGIITIEDILEDIVGQIADEYDEEEALFITQADGTWLVDARMSILDIEEQLGITIPEEGEYDTLAGYLFHCAGEIPPKGFIIDSDEFTLEVIKSNDRLVEKVRIRPKVQYDSEDGDVLSLKQD
- the ybeY gene encoding rRNA maturation RNase YbeY, which codes for MKVLVQNNQKDLKIKALQVKQLVKEALDFKKVPTKTVSIYFVTKKTISALHDEFFNDPSPTDCISFPLDPSDDEPDELSCLGEIFVCPKVAIEYASSENLPVNEEVSLYIIHGLLHLIGYDDITEIERKVMRSEEKKIMNHLKKQKLILEV
- a CDS encoding small basic protein translates to MSRHPSFGKSNKGTQKRNVVKRFERIDILKKLGRWEEGKNKRVTGLPKTPVA
- a CDS encoding amino acid permease — protein: MYKQFGAILLVAGTCIGSGMIALPLVLAKLGLIPSILLMVMIWFIMYYTSLVHLELNLQAGHGLSLGALGRYFSGRTAELIGTISLKLLSYSLLAVFIYGGSSILKELIASKMVVEYSFNNIATCYTLLSITLLLLPIKLIDYLNRFLFVSLLTVVAILLAGIVITINWSELPLFSEQHSDLSVWMAIIPVAFTSFGFQVIFHTLTNYCHKNVKMLKQAFLWGSLIPAIVYIVWTCSILSVVYQDNPQFYDQMAGGKAEVGELIQVLSGIAKWQSVQLLVWWISMLAIATSVLGVGLGLCDSIKGMLSKKVPNTAIRNILASIITILPAYLVVMYVPNAFITVLGFAGMILAVIAILLPVYLFWQIKGGQLYYSELNRKYLLHFSVVVAMTVIICEIFNML
- a CDS encoding pyridoxal phosphate-dependent aminotransferase, with the translated sequence MTGLKNSYSHTYATMQRAAVDLSLSENPLGPSPKATEAIINAAGVLHLYPDEEKTLIALLARHYNIAEDSILLGAGANQLLEDYLKVFALNKSIVVPSATFPESVACMDTLNGSVRIVPLHCDLSLNLDALRKTCTSDTALIHLCNPNNPTGIWTECSQLLELAELSPVPLLISEAGADFVGKTIINPSLHPNIIVVRSFSKAHGLAGLRIGYSIASSEKISQMKSSLRSYRVSSLAISAAIAALQDQEHLQKSIAYILQEKTWLMNEMRALDFKVIPSQGQTFIAQVPSKFGNANRFCSIAKQYDMAVVNCSLYSGLDQYIRISPQKHAINKKFILILKKIQGGK